One window of the Manihot esculenta cultivar AM560-2 chromosome 14, M.esculenta_v8, whole genome shotgun sequence genome contains the following:
- the LOC110599602 gene encoding uncharacterized protein LOC110599602 isoform X2 codes for MAFDQNHIPKDLRPLTVARTISEEPRIAAASIAAAPSIATTSATSRSPEIFANPDGSIPVFYPMTVSDAGFVGLGYGNPAPWAPRLPVPIGSGNSASVGFGYSPNLGNRVVGNAVDHAAHDVVGGSGSSPHLNNMVNSNGGNELTSLGFGYNPNLGNRGSGSGTGVDHVSEEGGDDSVSGKKVKFLCSFGGKILPRPSDGMLRYVGGQTRIISVRRDVTFNELVQKMVDAYGQPVIIKYQLPDEDLDALVSVSCPDDLDNMMDEYEKLVERSSDGSGKLRVFLFSATELEAAGTVQFGDLHDSGQRYVDAVNGIADGVGCAFAWKESIASATSTQNSDFSGTEAVDSSGTGQVDVSGAPTTSLLSPRGDLASPHDSSPKFVPVEPNPPVYADASAVSLGIPTVKSGPPQTLSSQPEVEIERSIPVAVPQQQLGYDFQKMGMGIPPPASHLQAYVEPHQEITNHADYMYLPAQMRFPNAQLLGTAGSVFTQQQIRDSNASVASHQYIPAAHMTMSPTSSHVAMRPTIVQPLVQPQQARVERFSDENMHGTRIVQFPDPGYNAYQLQHPPAIVGGGYCWHPVAQTEHVVFSDGSVPHQQVIIPEKIQRLEDCFMCQKQLPHAHSDPLAQDQREGGISNLSHSNSLNHSLHLGDTMKGQPLSWSMVGGGLGDGTIEQGVGARSSALSHVDHQVGLQQSEAIVFSHNENERTTMRKADDSDQSQISVPHGMMAVPGFQGIVLQSRPEGSVQQHQVSGQYQVKEETLQIKPSNGNFSNFPGVIQASERSGHECPVEYSGSMHRDVSKEDIIDSCVSYDQRRSVEEMLETLHINPEINNDQNKSHVDNLWKEDILDHRTQQLGGRDAFLDDSYKKHQVVPDSNHVKPTDLLPASVVTQQPVYGNQVSYPQSNIGIHLLDSGEVSYGNPTFQVVQPAYAIDRILQPKISPTDVGPGAQNANVPSSLASSGRVSDFQDSPNSLFSSQDPWNLRHDAHLPPPRPNKILTKKEAFDTKDPFSENLANNPVEIITDGLMGDGVPQPLSNSKKDLNLEQAQSSKGSAEELIKQELQAVAEGVVASVFQSGNHSPDSMVYERNESAYEASQDMKISSEDIEVQHKAKFEDMKNKLPEKLNFRFPVSEGNYRLQIIKNIDLEELRELGSGTFGTVYHGKWRGTDVAIKRINDRCFAGKPSEQERMIDDFWNEAIKLADLHHPNVVAFYGVVLDGPGGSVATVTEYMVNGSLRNALQKNERSLDKRKRLLIAMDVAFGMEYLHGKNIVHFDLKSDNLLVNLRDPHRPICKFDNFLKEQANYM; via the exons ATGGCATTTGATCAGAACCATATCCCTAAAGATCTAAGACCATTAACCGTTGCCAGAACAATATCCGAAGAGCCCCGCATTGCTGCGGCTTCCATCGCTGCTGCTCCCTCTATTGCTACAACGTCAGCAACGAGTAGAAGCCCAGAAATTTTTGCCAACCCAGATGGTTCTATACCCGTTTTTTACCCGATGACCGTGTCTGATGCTGGTTTTGTAGGTTTAGGGTATGGTAATCCGGCCCCATGGGCTCCACGCCTGCCGGTGCCGATTGGGAGTGGGAATAGCGCTTCTGTTGGGTTTGGTTACAGCCCCAATTTGGGTAATAGGGTGGTTGGTAATGCCGTTGATCATGCTGCACATGATGTGGTTGGTGGGTCTGGTAGCAGTCCCCATTTGAACAATATGGTTAACTCTAATGGGGGCAATGAGTTGACAAGTTTGGGATTTGGTTACAATCCTAATTTGGGGAACCGTGGAAGTGGTAGTGGCACCGGGGTTGATCATGTGAGTGAAGAGGGTGGGGATGATTCTGTGTCTGGGAAGAAAGTCAAGTTCTTATGTAGTTTTGGGGGGAAGATTTTGCCTAGACCCAGTGATGGTATGTTGAGATACGTTGGAGGGCAGACTAGGATCATTAGTGTGAGGAGAGATGTGACCTTTAATGAGCTAGTGCAAAAGATGGTGGATGCATATGGGCAACCAGTGATTATCAAATACCAGCTTCCTGATGAGGATCTTGATGCACTTGTATCGGTTTCTTGTCCTGATGATCTTGATAATATGATGGATGAGTATGAGAAGTTGGTTGAGAGGTCTTCCGACGGGTCAGGTAAGTTAAGGGTTTTTCTGTTCTCTGCTACTGAGCTTGAAGCAGCTGGTACAGTGCAATTTGGAGATTTACATGACAGCGGACAGAGATATGTTGATGCAGTAAATGGAATTGCGGATGGTGTTGGCTGTGCTTTTGCTTGGAAGGAGAGTATAGCAAGTGCAACTTCAACTCAGAACTCTGATTTTAGTGGCACTGAGGCGGTTGATAGCTCAGGTACTGGACAAGTGGACGTGAGTGGCGCGCCAACAACTAGTTTATTGTCACCTAGAGGCGATCTGGCAAGCCCCCACGATTCCAGTCCAAAATTTGTGCCAGTGGAGCCTAATCCTCCAGTTTATGCTGATGCATCTGCAGTGTCCCTGGGCATTCCCACGGTTAAGTCCGGCCCTCCCCAAACATTATCTTCACAGCCAGAGGTTGAAATTGAGAGGTCTATACCTGTTGCTGTGCCACAGCAGCAATTGGGATATGATTTCCAGAAAATGGGAATGGGCATTCCACCACCTGCATCTCACTTGCAGGCTTATGTAGAACCCCACCAAGAAATCACAAATCATGCAGATTATATGTATCTTCCTGCCCAGATGAGATTTCCCAATGCTCAGTTGTTGGGGACTGCTGGATCTGTATTCACTCAACAACAGATTCGTGACAGTAATGCAAGTGTGGCTTCTCATCAATATATTCCTGCTGCGCATATGACGATGAGTCCCACATCTTCTCATGTAGCTATGAGGCCAACCATTGTTCAGCCACTGGTGCAACCACAACAAGCTCGTGTGGAGCGATTTTCAGATGAAAACATGCATGGAACAAGGATTGTTCAGTTTCCTGATCCAGGTTACAATGCTTATCAGCTCCAACATCCCCCTGCTATTGTTGGGGGTGGCTACTGCTGGCATCCAGTTGCTCAGACAGAGCATGTTGTCTTTTCTGATGGATCAGTGCCCCACCAGCAGGTAATAATTCCTGAGAAAATTCAGAGGTTAGAGGATTGTTTCATGTGTCAGAAACAATTGCCTCATGCACATTCAGATCCTTTGGCACAGGACCAAAGGGAGGGTGGGATAAGCAATCTATCTCATTCAAACTCACTTAATCATAGTCTTCATTTGGGAGACACTATGAAAGGTCAGCCTTTGAGTTGGAGTATGGTTGGTGGAGGTTTGGGGGATGGCACTATTGAACAGGGTGTTGGGGCTCGATCCTCTGCCCTTAGCCATGTTGACCATCAAGTTGGATTGCAACAATCAGAAGCAATTGTGTTCTCTCATAATGAGAATGAGAGAACTACCATGCGGAAAGCAGATGATTCTGATCAATCTCAGATTTCAGTTCCTCATGGTATGATGGCTGTACCAGGATTCCAGGGTATAGTTCTCCAGTCTCGTCCAGAAGGTTCTGTTCAGCAGCATCAGGTTTCAGGTCAATACCAGGTTAAGGAGGAGACCTTACAGATAAAACCTAGTAATGGTAATTTCTCTAATTTTCCTGGTGTAATTCAAGCTTCAGAACGATCAGGTCATGAATGCCCAGTAGAATACTCTGGTAGCATGCATCGTGATGTTTCCAAAGAAGATATTATAGACTCCTGTGTATCATATGATCAGCGAAGATCAGTTGAGGAGATGTTAGAAACCCTCCATATAAACCCTGAAATTAATAATGATCAGAATAAGTCACATGTTGATAATCTGTGGAAGGAAGATATCTTGGATCACAGAACCCAACAATTAGGTGGAAGGGATGCATTTCTGGATGATAGCTATAAAAAGCATCAGGTGGTTCCTGACTCAAACCATGTTAAGCCAACTGATTTACTGCCTGCTTCTGTGGTCACGCAGCAACCTGTTTACGGTAATCAAGTATCATATCCACAATCCAATATTGGAATTCATCTATTGGATTCTGGTGAGGTTAGTTATGGAAACCCTACATTCCAAGTTGTTCAGCCAGCCTATGCAATTGATAGAATCCTACAACCAAAAATTAGTCCAACTGATGTGGGACCTGGAGCTCAAAATGCTAATGTGCCGTCTTCCTTAGCATCATCTGGTAGAGTTAGTGATTTTCAGGATTCCCCAAACTCACTTTTCAGCAGCCAGGATCCATGGAATCTAAGGCATGACGCTCACCTTCCTCCTCCTAGACCCAACAAAATTCTAACGAAAAAAGAAGCTTTTGATACCAAAGATCCTTTCAGTGAGAACCTTGCAAATAATCCTGTAGAAATAATAACAGATGGGCTGATGGGGGATGGGGTTCCCCAGCCACTGAGCAATTCAAAAAAGGATTTGAATTTGGAGCAAGCTCAATCATCCAAAG GCTCAGCTGAGGAACTCATCAAGCAAGAACTTCAGGCTGTAGCTGAGGGAGTAGTTGCTTCTGTTTTTCAATCAGGTAATCATAGTCCTGACTCAATGGTATATGAAAGAAATGAATCAGCATATGAAGCAAGTCAAGACATGAAAATTTCAAGCGAAGATATAGAAGTGCAGCACAAAGCTAAATTTGAG GACATGAAGAATAAACTGCCAGAAAAGCTGAATTTTCGATTTCCAGTATCTGAAGGAAATTATCGTCTGCAG ATTATAAAGAATATCGACCTTGAAGAGCTGCGAGAATTGGGTTCTGGAACCTTTGGGACAGTATATCATGGGAAGTGGAGGGGCACTGATGTTGCAATTAAAAGGATTAACGATAGATGTTTTGCTGGGAAACCTTCTGAGCAAGAACGCATG ATAGATGATTTCTGGAATGAGGCAATTAAGCTTGCTGATTTGCACCATCCAAATGTCGTTGCTTTCTATGGTGTTGTGCTTGATGGTCCTGGAGGATCTGTTGCTACTGTGACAGAGTACATGGTTAATGGTTCTTTGAGGAATGCTTTGCAGAAGAATGAGag GAGTCTTGACAAGCGAAAACGTCTGCTGATTGCCATGGATGTGGCCTTTGGTATGGAATACTTGCATGGAAAGAACATAGTACACTTCGACTTGAAGAGTGACAATTTACTTGTCAATCTTCGAGATCCTCACCGCCCAATATGCAAG TTTGACAACTTCCTCAAAGAACAAGCCAATTACATGTGA
- the LOC110599602 gene encoding uncharacterized protein LOC110599602 isoform X1 produces MAFDQNHIPKDLRPLTVARTISEEPRIAAASIAAAPSIATTSATSRSPEIFANPDGSIPVFYPMTVSDAGFVGLGYGNPAPWAPRLPVPIGSGNSASVGFGYSPNLGNRVVGNAVDHAAHDVVGGSGSSPHLNNMVNSNGGNELTSLGFGYNPNLGNRGSGSGTGVDHVSEEGGDDSVSGKKVKFLCSFGGKILPRPSDGMLRYVGGQTRIISVRRDVTFNELVQKMVDAYGQPVIIKYQLPDEDLDALVSVSCPDDLDNMMDEYEKLVERSSDGSGKLRVFLFSATELEAAGTVQFGDLHDSGQRYVDAVNGIADGVGCAFAWKESIASATSTQNSDFSGTEAVDSSGTGQVDVSGAPTTSLLSPRGDLASPHDSSPKFVPVEPNPPVYADASAVSLGIPTVKSGPPQTLSSQPEVEIERSIPVAVPQQQLGYDFQKMGMGIPPPASHLQAYVEPHQEITNHADYMYLPAQMRFPNAQLLGTAGSVFTQQQIRDSNASVASHQYIPAAHMTMSPTSSHVAMRPTIVQPLVQPQQARVERFSDENMHGTRIVQFPDPGYNAYQLQHPPAIVGGGYCWHPVAQTEHVVFSDGSVPHQQVIIPEKIQRLEDCFMCQKQLPHAHSDPLAQDQREGGISNLSHSNSLNHSLHLGDTMKGQPLSWSMVGGGLGDGTIEQGVGARSSALSHVDHQVGLQQSEAIVFSHNENERTTMRKADDSDQSQISVPHGMMAVPGFQGIVLQSRPEGSVQQHQVSGQYQVKEETLQIKPSNGNFSNFPGVIQASERSGHECPVEYSGSMHRDVSKEDIIDSCVSYDQRRSVEEMLETLHINPEINNDQNKSHVDNLWKEDILDHRTQQLGGRDAFLDDSYKKHQVVPDSNHVKPTDLLPASVVTQQPVYGNQVSYPQSNIGIHLLDSGEVSYGNPTFQVVQPAYAIDRILQPKISPTDVGPGAQNANVPSSLASSGRVSDFQDSPNSLFSSQDPWNLRHDAHLPPPRPNKILTKKEAFDTKDPFSENLANNPVEIITDGLMGDGVPQPLSNSKKDLNLEQAQSSKGSAEELIKQELQAVAEGVVASVFQSGNHSPDSMVYERNESAYEASQDMKISSEDIEVQHKAKFEDMKNKLPEKLNFRFPVSEGNYRLQIIKNIDLEELRELGSGTFGTVYHGKWRGTDVAIKRINDRCFAGKPSEQERMIDDFWNEAIKLADLHHPNVVAFYGVVLDGPGGSVATVTEYMVNGSLRNALQKNERSLDKRKRLLIAMDVAFGMEYLHGKNIVHFDLKSDNLLVNLRDPHRPICKVGDLGLSKVKCQTLISGGVRGTLPWMAPELLNGSSSLVSEKVDVFSFGIVLWELLTGEEPYADLHYGAIIGGIVSNTLRPPVPESCDPEWKSLMERCWASEPSDRPNFTEIANILRAMAAKVPPKGYNPTQQHPST; encoded by the exons ATGGCATTTGATCAGAACCATATCCCTAAAGATCTAAGACCATTAACCGTTGCCAGAACAATATCCGAAGAGCCCCGCATTGCTGCGGCTTCCATCGCTGCTGCTCCCTCTATTGCTACAACGTCAGCAACGAGTAGAAGCCCAGAAATTTTTGCCAACCCAGATGGTTCTATACCCGTTTTTTACCCGATGACCGTGTCTGATGCTGGTTTTGTAGGTTTAGGGTATGGTAATCCGGCCCCATGGGCTCCACGCCTGCCGGTGCCGATTGGGAGTGGGAATAGCGCTTCTGTTGGGTTTGGTTACAGCCCCAATTTGGGTAATAGGGTGGTTGGTAATGCCGTTGATCATGCTGCACATGATGTGGTTGGTGGGTCTGGTAGCAGTCCCCATTTGAACAATATGGTTAACTCTAATGGGGGCAATGAGTTGACAAGTTTGGGATTTGGTTACAATCCTAATTTGGGGAACCGTGGAAGTGGTAGTGGCACCGGGGTTGATCATGTGAGTGAAGAGGGTGGGGATGATTCTGTGTCTGGGAAGAAAGTCAAGTTCTTATGTAGTTTTGGGGGGAAGATTTTGCCTAGACCCAGTGATGGTATGTTGAGATACGTTGGAGGGCAGACTAGGATCATTAGTGTGAGGAGAGATGTGACCTTTAATGAGCTAGTGCAAAAGATGGTGGATGCATATGGGCAACCAGTGATTATCAAATACCAGCTTCCTGATGAGGATCTTGATGCACTTGTATCGGTTTCTTGTCCTGATGATCTTGATAATATGATGGATGAGTATGAGAAGTTGGTTGAGAGGTCTTCCGACGGGTCAGGTAAGTTAAGGGTTTTTCTGTTCTCTGCTACTGAGCTTGAAGCAGCTGGTACAGTGCAATTTGGAGATTTACATGACAGCGGACAGAGATATGTTGATGCAGTAAATGGAATTGCGGATGGTGTTGGCTGTGCTTTTGCTTGGAAGGAGAGTATAGCAAGTGCAACTTCAACTCAGAACTCTGATTTTAGTGGCACTGAGGCGGTTGATAGCTCAGGTACTGGACAAGTGGACGTGAGTGGCGCGCCAACAACTAGTTTATTGTCACCTAGAGGCGATCTGGCAAGCCCCCACGATTCCAGTCCAAAATTTGTGCCAGTGGAGCCTAATCCTCCAGTTTATGCTGATGCATCTGCAGTGTCCCTGGGCATTCCCACGGTTAAGTCCGGCCCTCCCCAAACATTATCTTCACAGCCAGAGGTTGAAATTGAGAGGTCTATACCTGTTGCTGTGCCACAGCAGCAATTGGGATATGATTTCCAGAAAATGGGAATGGGCATTCCACCACCTGCATCTCACTTGCAGGCTTATGTAGAACCCCACCAAGAAATCACAAATCATGCAGATTATATGTATCTTCCTGCCCAGATGAGATTTCCCAATGCTCAGTTGTTGGGGACTGCTGGATCTGTATTCACTCAACAACAGATTCGTGACAGTAATGCAAGTGTGGCTTCTCATCAATATATTCCTGCTGCGCATATGACGATGAGTCCCACATCTTCTCATGTAGCTATGAGGCCAACCATTGTTCAGCCACTGGTGCAACCACAACAAGCTCGTGTGGAGCGATTTTCAGATGAAAACATGCATGGAACAAGGATTGTTCAGTTTCCTGATCCAGGTTACAATGCTTATCAGCTCCAACATCCCCCTGCTATTGTTGGGGGTGGCTACTGCTGGCATCCAGTTGCTCAGACAGAGCATGTTGTCTTTTCTGATGGATCAGTGCCCCACCAGCAGGTAATAATTCCTGAGAAAATTCAGAGGTTAGAGGATTGTTTCATGTGTCAGAAACAATTGCCTCATGCACATTCAGATCCTTTGGCACAGGACCAAAGGGAGGGTGGGATAAGCAATCTATCTCATTCAAACTCACTTAATCATAGTCTTCATTTGGGAGACACTATGAAAGGTCAGCCTTTGAGTTGGAGTATGGTTGGTGGAGGTTTGGGGGATGGCACTATTGAACAGGGTGTTGGGGCTCGATCCTCTGCCCTTAGCCATGTTGACCATCAAGTTGGATTGCAACAATCAGAAGCAATTGTGTTCTCTCATAATGAGAATGAGAGAACTACCATGCGGAAAGCAGATGATTCTGATCAATCTCAGATTTCAGTTCCTCATGGTATGATGGCTGTACCAGGATTCCAGGGTATAGTTCTCCAGTCTCGTCCAGAAGGTTCTGTTCAGCAGCATCAGGTTTCAGGTCAATACCAGGTTAAGGAGGAGACCTTACAGATAAAACCTAGTAATGGTAATTTCTCTAATTTTCCTGGTGTAATTCAAGCTTCAGAACGATCAGGTCATGAATGCCCAGTAGAATACTCTGGTAGCATGCATCGTGATGTTTCCAAAGAAGATATTATAGACTCCTGTGTATCATATGATCAGCGAAGATCAGTTGAGGAGATGTTAGAAACCCTCCATATAAACCCTGAAATTAATAATGATCAGAATAAGTCACATGTTGATAATCTGTGGAAGGAAGATATCTTGGATCACAGAACCCAACAATTAGGTGGAAGGGATGCATTTCTGGATGATAGCTATAAAAAGCATCAGGTGGTTCCTGACTCAAACCATGTTAAGCCAACTGATTTACTGCCTGCTTCTGTGGTCACGCAGCAACCTGTTTACGGTAATCAAGTATCATATCCACAATCCAATATTGGAATTCATCTATTGGATTCTGGTGAGGTTAGTTATGGAAACCCTACATTCCAAGTTGTTCAGCCAGCCTATGCAATTGATAGAATCCTACAACCAAAAATTAGTCCAACTGATGTGGGACCTGGAGCTCAAAATGCTAATGTGCCGTCTTCCTTAGCATCATCTGGTAGAGTTAGTGATTTTCAGGATTCCCCAAACTCACTTTTCAGCAGCCAGGATCCATGGAATCTAAGGCATGACGCTCACCTTCCTCCTCCTAGACCCAACAAAATTCTAACGAAAAAAGAAGCTTTTGATACCAAAGATCCTTTCAGTGAGAACCTTGCAAATAATCCTGTAGAAATAATAACAGATGGGCTGATGGGGGATGGGGTTCCCCAGCCACTGAGCAATTCAAAAAAGGATTTGAATTTGGAGCAAGCTCAATCATCCAAAG GCTCAGCTGAGGAACTCATCAAGCAAGAACTTCAGGCTGTAGCTGAGGGAGTAGTTGCTTCTGTTTTTCAATCAGGTAATCATAGTCCTGACTCAATGGTATATGAAAGAAATGAATCAGCATATGAAGCAAGTCAAGACATGAAAATTTCAAGCGAAGATATAGAAGTGCAGCACAAAGCTAAATTTGAG GACATGAAGAATAAACTGCCAGAAAAGCTGAATTTTCGATTTCCAGTATCTGAAGGAAATTATCGTCTGCAG ATTATAAAGAATATCGACCTTGAAGAGCTGCGAGAATTGGGTTCTGGAACCTTTGGGACAGTATATCATGGGAAGTGGAGGGGCACTGATGTTGCAATTAAAAGGATTAACGATAGATGTTTTGCTGGGAAACCTTCTGAGCAAGAACGCATG ATAGATGATTTCTGGAATGAGGCAATTAAGCTTGCTGATTTGCACCATCCAAATGTCGTTGCTTTCTATGGTGTTGTGCTTGATGGTCCTGGAGGATCTGTTGCTACTGTGACAGAGTACATGGTTAATGGTTCTTTGAGGAATGCTTTGCAGAAGAATGAGag GAGTCTTGACAAGCGAAAACGTCTGCTGATTGCCATGGATGTGGCCTTTGGTATGGAATACTTGCATGGAAAGAACATAGTACACTTCGACTTGAAGAGTGACAATTTACTTGTCAATCTTCGAGATCCTCACCGCCCAATATGCAAG GTCGGTGATTTGGGCCTGTCCAAGGTGAAATGTCAAACGCTCATCTCCGGTGGCGTGAGAGGAACACTTCCTTGGATGGCACCTGAGCTTCTGAACGGCAGCAGTAGCCTTGTTTCTGAGAAG GTTGATGTGTTCTCATTTGGTATTGTGCTTTGGGAACTTCTAACTGGGGAAGAACCATATGCAGATTTGCACTATGGAGCTATAATAG GTGGTATTGTGAGCAATACATTGAGGCCACCGGTGCCTGAATCTTGTGACCCAGAGTGGAAGTCATTAATGGAGAGATGCTGGGCATCAGAGCCATCAGATAGACCAAACTTCACTGAAATCGCTAATATTTTACGTGCAATGGCAGCAAAAGTCCCTCCCAAGGGATACAACCCAACGCAGCAACACCCTTCAACATAA